The Streptomyces sp. NBC_01689 genome includes a window with the following:
- a CDS encoding FadR/GntR family transcriptional regulator — protein MRRMAEETGSRRRPERRVSSQIQREVMQLILDRRLRAGAPLPTETELMNDLGVSRNSVREALKALQALDIVDIRHGYGTYVGQASLTPFVDGLTFRTLARRDDTDETGALAEILQVREVLEEGLVHRVAAVLTEAELDRLEAVVADMEEAGRAGRPFPELDREFHELLYAPLGNALVPQLLGAFWTVFSRVAGVRGWTDDPAPEVTVRRHRDIVTALRARDVGAAQRAMADHFRGIEARAAQESRGVG, from the coding sequence ATGCGGCGCATGGCCGAGGAGACCGGGAGCCGGCGCAGGCCCGAGCGCCGGGTGAGCAGCCAGATCCAGCGCGAGGTCATGCAGCTGATCCTCGACCGCAGGCTCCGGGCGGGCGCTCCGCTGCCCACCGAGACGGAACTGATGAACGATCTCGGGGTCAGCCGCAACTCCGTGCGGGAGGCCCTGAAGGCCCTGCAGGCGCTCGACATAGTCGATATCCGGCACGGTTACGGGACCTACGTCGGCCAGGCCTCCCTGACGCCGTTCGTCGACGGTCTCACCTTCCGCACGCTCGCCCGGCGGGACGACACGGACGAGACCGGGGCGCTGGCGGAGATCCTCCAGGTCCGCGAGGTGCTGGAGGAGGGGCTGGTGCACCGGGTCGCGGCGGTGCTCACAGAGGCGGAACTCGACCGGCTCGAAGCCGTGGTGGCCGACATGGAGGAGGCGGGCCGGGCCGGCCGTCCCTTCCCCGAACTCGACCGGGAATTCCACGAACTGCTCTACGCCCCGCTGGGAAACGCGCTGGTGCCGCAGCTGCTCGGCGCCTTCTGGACGGTGTTCAGCCGGGTCGCGGGCGTCCGCGGCTGGACGGACGATCCGGCACCCGAGGTGACCGTCCGCCGCCACCGGGACATCGTCACGGCGCTGCGCGCCCGCGACGTCGGAGCCGCGCAGCGCGCGATGGCCGACCATTTCCGCGGGATCGAGGCGAGGGCGGCACAGGAGTCGCGCGGCGTGGGCTGA
- a CDS encoding chitinase encodes MIRRKLRLLAVALAAAVLAPLSVAAAPTASAADTCAVKSRPAGKVLQGYWENWDGSANGVHPPFGWTPITDSRIAAHGYNVLDAAFPVIRSDGTALWENGMDAGVKVATPTEMCAAKAAGQTLLLSIGGAAAGIDLSSSAVADRFVSTIVPILQKYNFDGIDIDIETGLVGSGNIGQLSASQANLIRIIDGVLARMPSNFGLTMAPETAYVTGGSITYGSIWGAYLPIVKKYADNGRLWWLNMQYYNGSMYGCSGDSYSAGTVQGFVAQTDCLNKGLVVQGTTVKVPYDKQVPGLPAQSGAGGGYMSPSLVSQAWRHYGTSLKGLMTWSVNWDGSKNWTFGDNVKALQGR; translated from the coding sequence ATGATCCGCCGGAAGTTGCGCCTGCTCGCCGTCGCGCTGGCGGCCGCCGTCCTCGCCCCGCTCTCGGTCGCCGCCGCCCCCACCGCCTCCGCGGCCGACACCTGCGCCGTGAAGTCCCGCCCCGCCGGCAAGGTCCTCCAGGGCTACTGGGAGAACTGGGACGGCTCCGCCAACGGCGTCCACCCGCCCTTCGGCTGGACCCCGATCACCGACTCCCGTATCGCCGCCCACGGTTACAACGTGCTCGACGCGGCCTTCCCCGTCATCCGCTCCGACGGCACCGCCCTGTGGGAGAACGGGATGGACGCGGGCGTGAAGGTCGCGACGCCCACGGAGATGTGCGCGGCGAAGGCGGCCGGCCAGACGCTCCTGCTGTCCATCGGCGGGGCGGCGGCCGGGATCGACCTCAGCTCCTCCGCGGTCGCGGACCGGTTCGTGTCGACGATCGTGCCCATCCTGCAGAAGTACAACTTCGACGGGATCGACATCGACATCGAGACCGGTCTGGTCGGCAGCGGGAACATCGGGCAGCTCTCCGCCTCCCAGGCCAACCTGATCCGCATCATCGACGGCGTGCTGGCCCGTATGCCGTCGAACTTCGGCCTGACGATGGCGCCGGAGACGGCCTACGTCACCGGCGGCAGCATCACGTACGGCTCGATCTGGGGCGCGTATCTGCCGATCGTGAAGAAGTACGCGGACAACGGCCGGCTGTGGTGGCTGAACATGCAGTACTACAACGGCAGCATGTACGGCTGCTCCGGCGACTCGTACTCCGCGGGCACCGTCCAGGGCTTCGTCGCGCAGACGGACTGCCTGAACAAGGGACTGGTCGTCCAGGGCACCACCGTCAAGGTGCCCTACGACAAGCAGGTTCCCGGCCTGCCGGCCCAGTCCGGGGCGGGCGGCGGCTACATGTCACCGAGCCTCGTCTCCCAGGCGTGGCGCCACTACGGGACCTCGCTCAAGGGTCTGATGACGTGGTCGGTCAACTGGGACGGCTCGAAGAACTGGACGTTCGGGGACAACGTGAAGGCGTTGCAAGGACGTTGA
- the recO gene encoding DNA repair protein RecO has product MSLFRDDGIVLRTQKLGEADRIITLLTRGHGRVRAVARGVRRTKSKFGARLEPFSHVDVQFFARGSELIGRGLPLCTQSETIAPYGGGIVTDYARYTAGTAMLETAERFTDHEGEPAVQQYLLLVGGLRTLARGEHEPHLVLDAFLLRSLAVNGYAPSFSACAKCGMPGPNRFFSVAAGGSVCVDCRVPGSVVPSAGALELLSALLTGDWETADACEPRFVREGSGLVSAYLHWHLERGLRSLRYVEK; this is encoded by the coding sequence ATGAGTCTGTTCCGCGACGACGGCATCGTGCTGCGCACCCAGAAGCTGGGTGAGGCGGACCGGATCATCACGTTGCTCACGCGCGGTCACGGCCGGGTACGGGCCGTGGCGCGCGGCGTACGGCGCACCAAGTCGAAGTTCGGGGCGCGCCTCGAACCCTTCTCCCATGTGGACGTGCAGTTCTTCGCACGCGGCAGCGAGCTGATCGGGCGCGGCCTGCCGCTGTGCACGCAGAGCGAGACGATCGCCCCGTACGGCGGCGGGATCGTGACGGACTACGCGCGGTACACGGCCGGGACGGCCATGCTGGAGACCGCCGAGCGGTTCACGGACCACGAGGGGGAGCCCGCGGTGCAGCAGTACCTGCTGCTGGTCGGCGGGCTCCGCACGCTGGCCCGCGGTGAGCACGAACCGCACCTCGTCCTCGACGCCTTCCTGCTGCGCTCCCTCGCCGTGAACGGCTACGCGCCCAGTTTCAGCGCCTGCGCCAAGTGCGGGATGCCGGGGCCGAACCGGTTCTTCTCGGTCGCCGCGGGAGGTTCCGTCTGCGTCGACTGCCGGGTGCCCGGCAGCGTCGTACCCTCGGCGGGGGCCCTCGAACTCCTGAGCGCACTGCTCACGGGAGACTGGGAGACCGCGGACGCGTGCGAGCCGCGGTTCGTCCGGGAGGGCAGCGGGCTGGTCTCGGCCTATCTGCACTGGCACCTGGAGCGCGGGCTGCGCTCGCTGCGGTACGTCGAGAAGTGA
- a CDS encoding aldo/keto reductase: MRTRPLGTNGPQVSALGLGCMGMSALYGDADRAESVATVHAALESGVTLLDTGDFYAMGHNEMLIGEALRTAPASLRAQALTSVKFGALRDPDGGWVGYDGRPAAVKNFAAYSLQRLGVDHIDVYRIARADPAVPIEETVGAIAELVEKGHVRHIGLSEVGADTIRRAAATAPISDLQIEYSLLSRGIEDEVLPTTRELGISVTAYGVLSRGLISGHFTADRQLAANDFRAMSPRFQGDNLRHNLTLVEALRKVAEQKGVSVAQIAIAWVLSRGEDIVPLVGARTRQRLTEALGALDVTLDAGDLAAIEEAVPDGAAAGDRYPRAQMGHLGTDR, translated from the coding sequence ATGCGCACCCGCCCCCTCGGAACGAACGGCCCCCAGGTCTCCGCTCTCGGCCTCGGCTGCATGGGCATGTCCGCGCTGTACGGCGACGCGGACCGCGCCGAGTCCGTCGCGACCGTCCACGCCGCGCTCGAATCCGGCGTGACCCTGCTGGACACCGGCGACTTCTACGCCATGGGCCACAACGAGATGCTCATCGGCGAAGCCCTGCGGACCGCCCCCGCGTCCCTGCGCGCACAGGCCCTGACCAGCGTCAAGTTCGGCGCGCTGCGCGACCCGGACGGCGGCTGGGTCGGCTACGACGGCCGCCCCGCCGCGGTGAAGAACTTCGCCGCGTACTCCCTCCAGCGTCTCGGTGTGGACCACATCGACGTCTATCGGATCGCCCGCGCCGACCCGGCCGTACCGATCGAGGAGACGGTCGGCGCGATCGCCGAACTGGTCGAGAAGGGCCACGTCCGGCACATCGGCCTCAGCGAGGTCGGCGCCGACACCATCCGCCGGGCCGCCGCCACCGCGCCCATCAGCGACCTGCAGATCGAGTACTCGCTCCTCTCCCGGGGCATCGAGGACGAGGTGCTGCCGACCACCCGCGAGCTGGGCATCTCGGTCACCGCGTACGGCGTGCTCTCCCGCGGGCTGATCTCCGGGCACTTCACCGCCGACCGGCAGCTGGCCGCGAACGACTTCCGCGCCATGAGCCCCCGCTTCCAGGGCGACAACCTGCGGCACAACCTCACTCTCGTCGAGGCGCTGCGCAAGGTCGCCGAGCAGAAGGGCGTCTCCGTCGCCCAGATCGCCATCGCCTGGGTGCTCTCGCGCGGCGAGGACATCGTTCCGCTGGTCGGTGCCCGTACCCGGCAGCGGCTGACGGAGGCGCTGGGCGCGCTCGACGTCACCCTCGACGCCGGGGACCTCGCCGCCATCGAGGAGGCCGTGCCGGACGGCGCCGCCGCGGGCGACCGCTACCCGCGGGCACAGATGGGCCACCTCGGCACGGACCGCTGA
- a CDS encoding metal ABC transporter permease, translating to MEIFDYAFMQRALLAAVLVGITAPAVGIYLVQRRQALMGDGIGHVAMTGVGLGFLLAANPVWMATAVSVLGAVIMELIRWYGRTRGDIALAMLFYGGMAGGVMFINLAPAGSNANLTSYLFGSLSTVSQSDVTAICLLAAFVVLVTVGLRRQLFAVSQDEEFARVTGLPVRALNLLTAVTAAVTVTVAMRVVGLLLVSALMVVPVAAAQQLSRSFVATFAIAVAIGVSVTIGGTVTSFYQDVPPGATIVLLTIGAFIALTLLATPLARRRARAAAEGRTPADPAECVIPAGRVPERKVGV from the coding sequence ATGGAGATCTTCGACTACGCCTTCATGCAGCGGGCGCTGCTCGCCGCCGTCCTGGTGGGCATCACCGCGCCCGCCGTCGGCATCTACCTCGTCCAGCGCCGCCAGGCCCTCATGGGCGACGGCATCGGCCATGTGGCGATGACGGGCGTCGGCCTCGGCTTCCTGCTGGCGGCCAACCCGGTGTGGATGGCGACGGCCGTCTCCGTGCTGGGCGCCGTGATCATGGAGCTGATCCGCTGGTACGGCAGGACGCGCGGCGACATCGCGCTGGCCATGCTCTTCTACGGCGGCATGGCGGGCGGCGTCATGTTCATCAACCTCGCGCCGGCCGGCTCGAACGCCAACCTCACCTCGTACCTCTTCGGCTCGCTCTCGACGGTCAGCCAGTCCGACGTGACGGCGATCTGCCTGCTGGCGGCCTTCGTGGTGCTGGTCACCGTGGGACTGCGCCGGCAGTTGTTCGCGGTCAGCCAGGACGAGGAGTTCGCGCGGGTGACGGGACTCCCGGTGCGCGCCCTGAACCTGCTCACCGCCGTCACCGCGGCGGTCACGGTGACGGTCGCCATGCGCGTCGTCGGCCTGCTGCTGGTCAGCGCGTTGATGGTGGTCCCGGTCGCGGCGGCCCAGCAGCTCAGCCGCAGCTTCGTCGCCACCTTCGCGATCGCCGTGGCGATCGGGGTGAGCGTGACGATCGGCGGGACGGTGACCTCGTTCTACCAGGACGTGCCGCCCGGCGCGACGATCGTCCTGCTGACCATCGGGGCGTTCATCGCGCTGACGCTGCTGGCGACACCGCTCGCCCGGCGCCGGGCGCGCGCCGCGGCGGAGGGGCGAACACCCGCGGACCCGGCGGAGTGCGTGATTCCGGCCGGCCGGGTCCCGGAACGCAAGGTCGGCGTCTGA
- a CDS encoding metal ABC transporter ATP-binding protein, with amino-acid sequence MTTEPVISLRGVTADLGSRRVLRGIDLTVHRGEVVALLGANGSGKSTAVRSVIGQVAVAGGEIELFGTPRHRFREWRRVGYVPQRTTAAGGVPATVTEIVASGRLSRARFGVLRRADHEAVRHALELVGMADRAKDSVNALSGGQHQRVLIARALASEPELLIMDEPMAGVDLASQEVLARTLRQQVAAGTTVLLVLHELGPLEPLIDRAVVLRDGCVLHDGPPPAAVGQHALPGHDHVHPHTAHDAEPIRTGLLS; translated from the coding sequence ATGACGACCGAGCCGGTCATTTCCCTGCGCGGTGTCACCGCCGACCTGGGCTCGCGCCGGGTCCTGCGCGGCATCGATCTCACCGTGCACCGCGGTGAGGTCGTCGCGCTGCTCGGCGCGAACGGGTCCGGCAAGTCGACGGCCGTGCGCAGCGTCATCGGTCAGGTGGCGGTCGCCGGAGGCGAGATCGAGCTCTTCGGCACACCGCGGCACCGCTTCCGCGAGTGGCGGCGCGTGGGGTACGTCCCGCAGCGCACGACCGCGGCCGGCGGGGTGCCCGCCACGGTCACCGAGATCGTCGCCTCCGGCCGGCTGTCCCGCGCCCGCTTCGGCGTGCTGCGCCGGGCCGACCACGAGGCCGTACGGCACGCCCTGGAGCTCGTCGGCATGGCGGACCGCGCCAAGGACTCCGTGAACGCGCTCTCCGGCGGGCAGCACCAGCGGGTGCTGATCGCCCGCGCGCTGGCCTCCGAACCCGAACTGCTGATCATGGACGAGCCGATGGCGGGCGTCGACCTGGCGAGCCAGGAGGTGCTGGCGCGAACGCTCAGGCAGCAGGTGGCCGCCGGCACGACGGTCCTGCTCGTCCTCCACGAACTGGGCCCGCTGGAGCCGCTGATCGACCGCGCGGTCGTACTGCGCGACGGCTGCGTCCTGCACGACGGACCGCCCCCGGCCGCGGTGGGCCAGCACGCGCTCCCCGGCCACGACCACGTACACCCGCACACGGCTCACGACGCCGAACCGATCCGGACGGGACTGCTGAGCTGA
- a CDS encoding isoprenyl transferase has product MVVRGFLGRQRREYETPEPHPSGARAPKLPGELIPNHVAIVMDGNGRWAKERGLPRTEGHKIGAERVLDVLQGAIEAGVGAISLYAFSTENWKRSPDEVRFLMNFNRDFIRKTRDQLDALGIRVRWVGRMPKLWKSVAKELQVAQEQTKDNDRLTLYFCMNYGGRAEIADAAQALAEDVRAGRLDPDKVTEKTFAKYLYYPDMPDVDLFLRPSGEQRTSNYLLWQSAYAEMVFQDVLWPDFDRRDLWRACVEFAQRDRRFGGAVPNEELLAMERDMRGDGS; this is encoded by the coding sequence ATGGTGGTACGCGGGTTCCTGGGGCGCCAGCGCCGCGAGTACGAGACGCCAGAGCCGCACCCGTCGGGGGCCCGGGCGCCGAAGCTCCCCGGTGAGCTGATCCCCAACCACGTGGCGATCGTCATGGACGGCAACGGCCGCTGGGCCAAGGAGCGCGGGCTGCCCCGCACCGAGGGGCACAAGATCGGCGCCGAGCGGGTGCTGGACGTGCTGCAGGGCGCGATCGAGGCCGGGGTCGGGGCCATCTCCCTGTACGCGTTCTCCACCGAGAACTGGAAGCGTTCGCCCGACGAGGTGCGCTTCCTGATGAACTTCAACCGCGACTTCATCCGCAAGACCCGTGACCAGCTCGACGCGCTCGGGATCCGGGTGCGCTGGGTGGGCCGGATGCCCAAGCTGTGGAAGTCGGTCGCCAAGGAGCTCCAGGTCGCCCAGGAGCAGACCAAGGACAACGACCGGCTCACCCTGTACTTCTGCATGAACTACGGCGGCCGCGCGGAGATCGCGGACGCGGCACAGGCCTTGGCGGAGGACGTGCGGGCGGGCCGGCTCGACCCGGACAAGGTCACCGAGAAGACCTTCGCGAAGTACCTGTACTACCCGGACATGCCGGACGTGGACCTGTTCCTGCGGCCCAGCGGCGAGCAGCGCACCTCCAACTACCTGCTCTGGCAGAGCGCCTACGCCGAGATGGTCTTCCAGGACGTCCTGTGGCCGGACTTCGACCGCCGTGACCTGTGGCGTGCGTGCGTGGAGTTCGCCCAGCGCGACCGCCGCTTCGGGGGCGCCGTCCCGAACGAGGAACTGCTCGCGATGGAGCGGGACATGAGGGGCGACGGGTCGTAG
- a CDS encoding metal ABC transporter substrate-binding protein has product MNVRRRLISGSAALAATTLGLGTLSACSGSAAADGTSGGKLDVVASFYPMQYLADQIGGTHVRVTSLTEPGQEPHDLEISVRQTMRLEKAGAIVYLKGLQPAVDTAVAQSQVGTKIDAASLTTLEKHGNEVGGHAAAHDDGEGEETGGTDPHIWLDPVRYAEVARGVGKGLEKADPKHAADYRKNTAALVERLGALDKTFADGLRNTRTKTFITTHAAFGYLAERYGLTEEAINGLDPESEPSANRVKGLERMAEADGVSTVFYETLVSDKTAKTIAGDARLRTDVLDPIEGITPKSRGDDYFQVMESNLKALRTALGAER; this is encoded by the coding sequence ATGAACGTACGACGACGCCTCATATCCGGGTCCGCGGCACTGGCGGCCACCACCCTCGGTCTCGGCACCCTCTCCGCCTGCTCCGGTTCCGCGGCCGCCGACGGCACGAGCGGCGGGAAGCTCGACGTCGTGGCGTCGTTCTATCCGATGCAGTACCTCGCCGATCAGATCGGCGGGACGCACGTGCGCGTGACGAGCCTGACCGAGCCCGGCCAGGAGCCGCACGACCTGGAGATCAGCGTCCGGCAGACCATGCGGCTGGAGAAGGCCGGCGCCATCGTCTACCTCAAGGGCCTCCAGCCGGCCGTCGACACCGCCGTCGCGCAGTCCCAGGTCGGTACGAAGATCGACGCGGCGTCGCTGACCACGCTGGAGAAGCACGGCAACGAGGTCGGCGGGCACGCCGCCGCCCACGACGACGGCGAGGGCGAGGAGACCGGCGGCACCGACCCGCACATCTGGCTCGACCCGGTGAGGTACGCCGAGGTCGCCCGGGGCGTCGGCAAGGGCCTGGAGAAGGCCGACCCGAAGCACGCCGCCGACTACCGGAAGAACACCGCCGCGCTGGTCGAGAGGCTGGGAGCGCTGGACAAGACGTTCGCCGACGGGCTGCGGAACACCAGGACCAAGACCTTCATCACCACCCACGCCGCCTTCGGCTACCTCGCCGAGCGCTACGGCCTCACCGAGGAGGCCATCAACGGCCTCGACCCCGAGTCGGAGCCCAGCGCGAACCGGGTGAAGGGACTTGAGAGGATGGCGGAGGCCGACGGCGTCTCGACGGTCTTCTACGAGACGCTCGTCAGCGACAAGACCGCGAAGACCATCGCCGGCGACGCGAGGCTCAGGACGGACGTCCTCGACCCGATCGAGGGCATCACCCCGAAGTCCCGGGGCGACGACTACTTCCAGGTCATGGAGTCCAACCTGAAGGCGCTGCGGACGGCTCTGGGCGCCGAGCGATGA
- a CDS encoding TetR family transcriptional regulator, with the protein MAPPTSETLTAERILEVTEEVLRRHGPAKATVVDVARALGVSHGSVYRHFRTKAALREAVTKRWLDRTSQTLARIAGTTDETAPEALRQWFGALFAAKRHKAGDDPELFATYSVLLADASRVVEEHVRELVGQLTDIVGRGVREGDFAAVDGDAAATARALFDATNRFHDPAYAREWEQPGIQDEFTAVVDLVLRGLRP; encoded by the coding sequence ATGGCACCACCGACCAGCGAGACACTGACCGCCGAGCGCATCCTCGAAGTGACCGAGGAGGTGCTGCGCCGCCACGGACCGGCCAAGGCCACCGTGGTGGACGTGGCCCGCGCGCTCGGCGTCAGCCACGGCAGCGTCTACCGCCACTTCCGCACCAAGGCGGCGCTTCGCGAGGCGGTCACCAAACGCTGGCTGGACCGCACCTCGCAGACGCTGGCCCGGATCGCCGGGACGACGGACGAGACGGCTCCCGAGGCCCTCAGGCAGTGGTTCGGCGCCCTGTTCGCCGCCAAGCGGCACAAGGCGGGCGACGACCCCGAACTGTTCGCCACGTACTCGGTGCTCCTCGCCGACGCCAGCAGGGTGGTGGAGGAACACGTGCGCGAGCTCGTCGGCCAGCTGACGGACATCGTCGGCCGGGGAGTACGCGAAGGAGACTTCGCGGCGGTGGACGGCGACGCCGCCGCGACGGCCCGCGCGCTCTTCGACGCCACGAATCGCTTCCACGACCCGGCATACGCCCGCGAATGGGAACAGCCGGGCATCCAGGACGAGTTCACCGCGGTCGTCGACCTCGTCCTGCGTGGCCTGCGCCCCTGA
- a CDS encoding glycine--tRNA ligase, translated as MAADKIDTIVSLSKRRGFVFPCSEIYGGQRAAWDYGPLGVELKENIKRQWWRYMVTSREDVVGLDSSVILATEVWVASGHVATFTDPLTECTFCHKRYRADHLEEAYEAKHGRLPEHGLTDLNCPNCGNKGTFTEPKQFSGLLSTHLGPTQDSGSVAYLRPETAQGIFTNFASVQQTSRRKPPFGIAQMGKSFRNEITPGNFIFRTREFEQMEMEFFVKPGEDEKWQDFWMQERWNWYTGLGLREENMRWYEHPAEKLSHYSKRTADIEYRFQFGGNEWGELEGVANRTDYDLSAHSKASGQDLSYFDQEAGERWTPYVIEPAAGVGRAMLAFLLDAYVEDEAPNAKGKMEKRTVLRLDPRLAPVKVAVLPLSRNPELSPKAKGLATALRQHWNIDFDDAGAIGRRYRRQDEIGTPFCVTVDFDTLEDNAVTVRERDSMKQERVSLDQIEGYLASRLIGC; from the coding sequence GTGGCCGCCGACAAGATCGACACCATCGTCAGCCTGAGCAAGCGCCGTGGCTTCGTTTTCCCCTGTAGTGAGATCTACGGCGGACAGCGCGCCGCCTGGGACTACGGCCCGCTCGGCGTCGAGCTCAAGGAGAACATCAAGCGTCAGTGGTGGCGCTACATGGTCACCTCCCGTGAGGACGTCGTCGGCCTCGACTCGTCGGTGATCCTGGCCACCGAGGTCTGGGTCGCGTCGGGTCATGTCGCGACCTTCACCGACCCGCTCACCGAGTGCACCTTCTGCCACAAGCGCTACCGCGCCGACCACCTGGAGGAGGCGTACGAGGCGAAGCACGGCCGCCTGCCCGAGCACGGCCTCACCGACCTGAACTGCCCCAACTGCGGCAACAAGGGCACCTTCACCGAGCCCAAGCAGTTCTCGGGCCTGCTCTCCACCCACCTCGGCCCCACGCAGGACAGCGGCTCCGTCGCCTACCTGCGCCCCGAGACCGCGCAGGGCATCTTCACCAACTTCGCCTCGGTGCAGCAGACTTCCCGCCGCAAGCCGCCGTTCGGCATCGCGCAGATGGGCAAGTCCTTCCGCAACGAGATCACGCCCGGCAACTTCATCTTCCGCACCCGCGAGTTCGAGCAGATGGAGATGGAGTTCTTCGTCAAGCCGGGCGAGGACGAGAAGTGGCAGGACTTCTGGATGCAGGAGCGCTGGAACTGGTACACCGGCCTCGGTCTCCGTGAGGAGAACATGCGCTGGTACGAGCACCCGGCCGAGAAGCTCTCGCACTACTCCAAGCGGACCGCCGACATCGAGTACCGCTTCCAGTTCGGCGGCAACGAGTGGGGCGAGCTGGAAGGCGTCGCCAACCGCACGGACTACGACCTGTCGGCGCACTCCAAGGCGTCGGGCCAGGACCTGTCCTACTTCGACCAGGAGGCCGGCGAGCGCTGGACCCCCTACGTCATCGAGCCCGCCGCCGGTGTCGGCCGCGCGATGCTGGCCTTCCTCCTCGACGCGTACGTCGAGGACGAGGCCCCCAACGCCAAGGGCAAGATGGAGAAGCGCACGGTGCTGCGCCTCGACCCGCGCCTCGCGCCGGTCAAGGTCGCCGTCCTCCCGCTCTCCCGCAACCCGGAGCTGTCGCCCAAGGCGAAGGGCCTGGCCACGGCGCTGCGCCAGCACTGGAACATCGACTTCGACGACGCCGGCGCCATCGGCCGCCGCTACCGTCGTCAGGACGAGATCGGCACGCCGTTCTGCGTCACCGTCGACTTCGACACCCTCGAGGACAACGCGGTGACGGTCCGCGAGCGCGACTCGATGAAGCAGGAGCGCGTCTCGCTGGACCAGATCGAGGGCTACCTCGCGTCCCGCCTGATCGGCTGCTGA
- a CDS encoding Fur family transcriptional regulator encodes MTTAGSPVRGRSTRQRAAVAAALDEVDEFRSAQELHDMLKHKGDSVGLTTVYRTLQNLADAGEVDVLRTSDGESVYRRCSTGEHHHHLVCRVCGKAVEVEGPAVEKWAEAIAAEHGYVNVAHTVEIFGTCADCAAANT; translated from the coding sequence GTGACTACCGCTGGATCGCCCGTACGGGGCCGCTCCACCCGGCAGCGTGCCGCCGTGGCGGCGGCACTCGACGAGGTGGACGAGTTCCGCAGTGCGCAGGAGCTCCACGACATGCTCAAGCACAAGGGTGACTCCGTCGGGCTCACCACCGTGTACCGCACACTGCAGAACCTCGCCGACGCCGGTGAGGTGGACGTGCTGCGCACCTCCGACGGCGAGTCCGTCTACCGCCGTTGCTCCACCGGCGAGCACCACCACCACCTCGTCTGCCGGGTCTGCGGCAAGGCGGTGGAGGTGGAGGGCCCGGCCGTCGAGAAGTGGGCGGAGGCGATCGCCGCGGAACACGGCTATGTGAACGTCGCGCACACGGTGGAGATCTTCGGCACCTGCGCGGACTGCGCCGCGGCGAACACCTGA